A single Macaca fascicularis isolate 582-1 chromosome 13, T2T-MFA8v1.1 DNA region contains:
- the LOC102141707 gene encoding lithostathine-1-alpha: MAQTGSYFMLISCLMFLSQSQGQEAQTDLPQARISCPEGSNAYGSYCYYFNEDRETWVDADLYCQNMNSGNLVSVLTQAEGAFVASLIKESGTDDFNVWTGLHDPKKNRRWHWSSGSLFSYKSWDIGAPNSINPGYCVSLTSSSGFRKWKDVPCEDKFSFVCKFKN, translated from the exons ATGGCTCAGACCGGCTCATACTTCATGCTGATCTCCTGCCTGATGTTCCTGTCTCAGAGCCAAG GCCAAGAGGCCCAGACAGACTTGCCCCAGGCCCGGATCAGCTGCCCAGAAGGCAGCAATGCCTATGGCTCCTACTGCTACTATTTTAATGAAGACCGTGAGACCTGGGTTGATGCAGAT CTCTACTGCCAGAACATGAATTCGGGCAACCTGGTGTCTGTGCTCACCCAGGCAGAGGGTGCCTTTGTGGCCTCACTGATTAAGGAGAGTGGCACTGATGACTTCAATGTCTGGACTGGCCTCCATGACCCCAAAAAG AACCGCCGCTGGCACTGGAGCAGTGGGTCCCTGTTCTCTTACAAATCCTGGGACATTGGAGCCCCAAACAGTATTAATCCTGGCTACTGTGTGAGCCTGACCTCAAGCTCAG GATTCCGGAAATGGAAGGACGTACCTTGTGAAGACAAGTTCTCCTTTGTCTGCAAGTTCAAAAACTAG